The following are from one region of the Oncorhynchus masou masou isolate Uvic2021 unplaced genomic scaffold, UVic_Omas_1.1 unplaced_scaffold_916, whole genome shotgun sequence genome:
- the LOC135538141 gene encoding calcium and integrin-binding family member 2-like, giving the protein MTPSWLHGRFHELAPHLVPLDYTNQPDIRLPLALIVSMPELKENPFRNRMVEVFSEDGQGNLSFNDFVDMFSALCETAPRELKTIYAFKIYDFNVDNFLCKEDLEKTLNRLTKGELTPEEVNLVCSKAMEEADLDGDSKLSFSDFENMISKAPDFLSTFHLRI; this is encoded by the exons ATGACCCCCAGTTG GTTACATGGGAGATTCCACGAGCTGGCTCCTCACCTAGTACCACTGGACTACACCAACCAGCCTGACATTAGACTCCCCCTGGCGCTCATCGTCAGCATGCCAGAACTAAAG GAGAACCCGTTCAGAAACCGCATGGTGGAAGTCTTCTCTGAGGACGGACAAGGCAACTTGAGCTTCAATGACTTTGTAGACATGTTCTCTGCTCTCTGCGAAACGGCCCCACGAGAACTGAAGACCATATATGCTTTTAAAatctatg ATTTTAACGTGGATAACTTCCTGTGTAAGGAGGATCTGGAGAAGACGTTGAACCGGCTGACTAAAGGAGAGCTGACCCCTGAAGAGGTCAATCTGGTCTGTAGCAAGGCCATGGAGGAGGCTGACCTCGACGGGGACAGCAAGCTCTCCTTCTCGGACTTCGAGAACATGATCTCTAAAGCTCCAGACTTTCTAAG